A single Pantoea rwandensis DNA region contains:
- a CDS encoding phosphatase PAP2 family protein — translation MQLSSKLNTPTTHDKIKSPTIYCLSGRFYAINFILLAISALVFMWWSRHESLDIAISQLWFDPQTQTFPWQHNRWLDLINHRLFKDVIIAGAVLMLLRGVQKRDGRRVLVALLFGMGPLVVGILKAHSAHSCPWDLAMFGGKAASFVLLDPTPANSGPGQCFPGGHASSGFALMALFFLWWPERPRRAVLALLFGITVGLLMGYGQVMRGAHFFSHNLWSGWWVWLSQVLIFAGVSFWVDKMRKSKRDGSAQP, via the coding sequence ATGCAACTTTCATCAAAGTTAAACACTCCAACAACCCACGATAAGATTAAGAGCCCGACTATTTATTGTTTGTCTGGTCGCTTTTACGCTATCAACTTTATTTTACTGGCAATTTCGGCACTGGTGTTTATGTGGTGGTCGCGCCACGAAAGCCTGGATATCGCCATCAGCCAGCTGTGGTTTGACCCACAGACGCAGACGTTTCCGTGGCAACACAACCGCTGGCTGGACCTGATCAATCATCGCTTGTTCAAGGATGTGATCATCGCCGGTGCGGTATTGATGTTGTTACGAGGTGTGCAGAAGCGTGATGGTCGCCGCGTGCTGGTGGCCCTGCTGTTTGGCATGGGGCCGCTAGTGGTGGGCATCCTGAAGGCGCACAGCGCGCACTCCTGTCCATGGGATTTGGCGATGTTTGGCGGTAAAGCGGCCAGTTTTGTGCTGCTGGACCCTACTCCGGCCAACAGCGGTCCCGGGCAATGCTTCCCAGGCGGTCACGCTTCCAGCGGCTTTGCTCTGATGGCGCTGTTCTTCCTGTGGTGGCCAGAGCGTCCGCGCCGCGCCGTGCTGGCGCTGCTGTTTGGTATCACCGTGGGCTTACTGATGGGATACGGACAGGTGATGCGCGGTGCCCACTTCTTCTCTCACAATCTGTGGTCGGGATGGTGGGTGTGGCTGAGCCAGGTGCTGATTTTTGCTGGTGTTTCTTTTTGGGTAGACAAGATGAGGAAAAGCAAACGTGATGGAAGCGCTCAACCATAG
- the ybjG gene encoding undecaprenyl-diphosphate phosphatase, giving the protein MEALNHSLFLWINATTDSPPWLINLATFIAKDVIAIVPLLIVALWFWGPRDQVQSQRALVLKTGMALIYALSISWCVGQLLPHPRPFAIGLGHQFLAHAADDSYPSDHGTTIFTFALAFIFWHRLWSGVILLAVGSAIAWSRVYLGVHWPMDMLGGFLVGLLACLASHMAWQLYGERMLTFTHQLYRALFAMPIKKGWVRG; this is encoded by the coding sequence ATGGAAGCGCTCAACCATAGCCTGTTTCTATGGATCAACGCCACGACGGATTCACCGCCATGGTTGATTAACCTGGCGACCTTTATCGCCAAAGATGTGATTGCCATTGTCCCGCTGCTGATTGTGGCCTTATGGTTTTGGGGGCCGCGCGATCAAGTGCAATCTCAACGCGCGCTGGTACTGAAAACCGGTATGGCGCTGATTTATGCATTGAGCATTTCATGGTGCGTGGGCCAACTGTTGCCGCATCCGCGTCCATTTGCCATTGGCTTAGGGCACCAATTCCTCGCTCACGCCGCCGATGACTCTTACCCCAGCGATCATGGCACCACCATCTTCACTTTTGCACTGGCGTTCATCTTCTGGCATCGCCTGTGGTCTGGCGTCATTCTGCTGGCCGTGGGCAGTGCGATTGCCTGGTCACGCGTTTATCTTGGCGTACATTGGCCTATGGATATGCTGGGCGGATTTTTGGTGGGCTTACTGGCGTGTCTGGCCTCGCATATGGCGTGGCAGTTGTACGGCGAACGCATGCTGACATTCACCCACCAGCTGTATCGCGCTCTGTTCGCTATGCCGATCAAAAAAGGGTGGGTACGCGGATAA
- a CDS encoding serine hydrolase, with protein MRKNSVISALRPLAATSLLVLFLPVTTQAEQAPAAPQIEAKAWILMDYNSGKVLAESNADQRLDPASLTKMMTSYVVGQALKAGKIHNDDLVTIGQDAWATGNPKLRGSSLMFLKPGDRIPVSELNKGVVIQSGNDACIALADYVAGSQDSFIGLMNNYVKAFGLQNTHFMTVHGLDADGQYSTARDMAIIGQRLISDVPEEYALNSEKEFTFNHIKQMNRNRLLWSSNLKVDGIKTGHTSGAGNNLVASAVDGDMRLISVVLGTQSDAIRFRESEKLLTWGFRFYETVTPIKSDKPFAQQRVWFGEQSQVNLGVAKDAAITVPKGQMKNLKASFTLNSPQLEAPLEKNQVVGTIDFQLDGKTVDQRPLVVMEAVPEGGFMGRIWDFIMMKFNGLFGKWFS; from the coding sequence ATGAGAAAAAACTCCGTCATTTCTGCTTTGCGGCCGCTGGCTGCCACTTCATTATTAGTGCTTTTCCTTCCCGTCACCACTCAGGCTGAACAGGCGCCTGCAGCCCCTCAAATTGAGGCTAAAGCCTGGATTCTGATGGACTACAACAGCGGCAAGGTACTGGCTGAGTCCAATGCCGACCAGCGGTTAGATCCCGCCAGCCTGACCAAAATGATGACCAGCTATGTGGTCGGCCAGGCGCTGAAAGCCGGTAAGATCCATAACGATGACCTGGTGACTATCGGTCAGGATGCATGGGCAACCGGCAATCCAAAACTGCGCGGCTCCTCGCTAATGTTCCTCAAACCCGGTGACCGCATTCCGGTTTCTGAGCTCAATAAAGGCGTGGTGATTCAGTCAGGCAATGATGCCTGTATCGCGCTGGCAGATTATGTCGCCGGTAGCCAGGACTCGTTTATCGGCCTGATGAACAACTACGTTAAAGCGTTTGGACTACAAAATACCCACTTTATGACGGTGCACGGGCTGGATGCCGATGGGCAATACAGCACCGCGCGCGATATGGCGATCATCGGGCAGCGTCTGATTAGCGATGTGCCAGAAGAGTACGCGTTAAACAGCGAGAAAGAGTTCACTTTTAATCACATCAAGCAGATGAACCGTAACCGCCTGTTGTGGAGCAGTAACCTGAAAGTGGATGGGATTAAAACCGGACATACCTCGGGCGCGGGGAATAACCTGGTCGCGTCTGCGGTCGACGGGGATATGCGTTTAATTTCGGTGGTGCTGGGTACCCAAAGTGATGCGATTCGCTTCCGTGAAAGTGAGAAGTTGCTCACCTGGGGTTTCCGTTTCTACGAAACCGTGACGCCGATAAAAAGCGACAAGCCTTTTGCCCAGCAGCGTGTGTGGTTTGGTGAACAGAGCCAGGTCAATCTCGGCGTGGCGAAAGATGCGGCGATCACCGTCCCGAAAGGTCAAATGAAAAACCTTAAGGCGAGTTTCACTTTGAATTCACCGCAGCTGGAGGCGCCGCTGGAGAAGAACCAGGTGGTGGGGACCATTGATTTCCAACTGGATGGCAAAACCGTGGATCAGCGCCCGCTGGTGGTGATGGAAGCGGTGCCGGAGGGCGGGTTTATGGGTCGTATCTGGGATTTCATCATGATGAAATTTAACGGCTTGTTTGGGAAGTGGTTTAGCTAG
- a CDS encoding HAD family hydrolase encodes MDLAVFDLDETLICEDSTSLWLRWLVSQGFAPEALISQEQALMEKYHAGTLSIEEYMNTTLSPLAGMATLTVEGWVRRFIHRDILPRVFPAARERINWHQQRGDTVMIITASGDHLAVPIAQRLGVHGALAIGVEVVDERYSGQIYGTATYREGKVTRLSDWKALQQDQRFEKTWAYSDSMNDLPLLNHADHAWVVNPNALLLEQAQQRGWEVCNWVR; translated from the coding sequence ATGGACTTAGCCGTTTTCGATCTGGACGAAACCCTGATTTGTGAAGACAGTACCAGCCTGTGGCTGCGCTGGCTGGTCTCACAGGGATTTGCCCCCGAAGCACTCATCTCTCAGGAACAAGCCTTGATGGAGAAATACCATGCCGGCACCCTGTCAATTGAAGAGTATATGAACACGACGCTTTCCCCGCTCGCCGGTATGGCGACCCTGACGGTTGAGGGTTGGGTGCGGCGTTTCATCCATCGCGATATCCTGCCACGCGTGTTCCCCGCTGCGCGGGAACGCATTAACTGGCATCAGCAGCGCGGCGATACCGTGATGATCATCACCGCCAGTGGCGATCATCTGGCGGTACCGATTGCACAACGTCTGGGCGTGCACGGTGCGCTGGCGATTGGCGTGGAAGTGGTGGACGAGCGCTACAGCGGCCAGATTTACGGCACCGCCACCTATCGTGAAGGGAAAGTGACCCGTCTGAGTGACTGGAAGGCTTTGCAGCAGGATCAGCGCTTTGAAAAAACCTGGGCTTACAGCGACTCCATGAACGATTTACCCCTGCTCAATCACGCCGATCACGCCTGGGTGGTCAACCCTAATGCGCTGCTGCTGGAGCAAGCACAGCAGCGCGGTTGGGAAGTCTGTAACTGGGTGCGTTAA
- a CDS encoding PQQ-dependent sugar dehydrogenase, with protein MRLLPVALLLGALSYAHSTLAADVQVQVLQDKLDHPWSVAFLPDNQTLLITERAGHLRSWQPGKGLSQPISGVPNVWANRQGGLLDVVLAPDFAQSRRVWLSYTTADAQGRAGGVVGYGHLSDDNRQLSDFKVVLEQTPKLSSGANIGTRLAFDAQGFLFIAFGDNFSSLSAQQLDKLSGKIVRLTQNGDVPADNPFVQRKDARAEIWSYGMRNPQGLAFNPWTQQMWESEHGPRGGDEVNIPQKGKNYGWPLATYGIDYSGQKVPEAQGTHVAGTEQPQFWWKVSPAISGMAFYNSARFPQWKNSLFIGALKEKSLIRLRVNGEKVVEEQRLLGDRGERIRDVRQGPDGYLYVLTDEANGKLLKVGLAEPASAARG; from the coding sequence ATGCGTTTACTGCCTGTCGCGCTGCTGCTTGGCGCTTTAAGCTATGCTCATTCGACCCTGGCTGCCGATGTCCAGGTTCAGGTGTTGCAGGACAAACTCGACCATCCTTGGTCGGTGGCTTTCCTGCCCGACAATCAAACGCTGCTGATCACCGAACGCGCCGGGCATCTGCGCAGTTGGCAGCCGGGAAAAGGATTGTCGCAGCCCATCAGCGGTGTGCCAAACGTGTGGGCAAACCGCCAGGGCGGCCTGCTGGATGTGGTTTTGGCACCTGACTTTGCCCAGAGCCGCCGCGTGTGGCTCAGTTACACCACGGCTGATGCGCAGGGGCGAGCGGGCGGTGTCGTCGGCTATGGTCATCTCAGTGACGATAATCGTCAGTTGAGTGACTTTAAGGTGGTGCTGGAACAGACACCGAAACTCTCCAGCGGCGCGAATATAGGAACCCGGCTGGCGTTTGATGCGCAGGGCTTTCTCTTTATCGCGTTTGGCGACAACTTTTCCAGCCTGAGCGCGCAACAGCTCGACAAGCTTTCAGGAAAAATCGTGCGCCTGACGCAGAACGGTGATGTCCCCGCGGATAATCCCTTTGTGCAACGTAAAGACGCGCGTGCAGAAATCTGGTCCTACGGCATGCGTAATCCGCAGGGATTAGCTTTCAATCCGTGGACGCAGCAAATGTGGGAAAGTGAACACGGCCCACGCGGCGGCGATGAAGTGAATATCCCGCAGAAAGGCAAAAATTACGGCTGGCCATTGGCCACCTACGGTATTGATTATAGCGGGCAGAAAGTACCGGAAGCGCAGGGCACGCATGTCGCGGGAACAGAACAACCGCAGTTCTGGTGGAAAGTATCACCGGCCATCAGCGGGATGGCGTTTTACAACAGCGCACGTTTCCCGCAGTGGAAAAATTCGCTGTTCATCGGCGCACTGAAGGAAAAAAGTCTGATTCGCCTGCGGGTGAACGGTGAGAAAGTGGTGGAAGAGCAGCGATTGCTGGGGGATCGCGGCGAACGTATTCGCGATGTGCGCCAGGGACCGGATGGTTATCTCTATGTGCTCACCGATGAAGCCAACGGCAAGCTGCTAAAAGTCGGGCTGGCGGAACCCGCCAGCGCCGCGCGCGGATAA
- a CDS encoding DUF3313 domain-containing protein — MRFRLYIPALTLAFLAVGCTSHFADKQQFSGFLGDYSQLKSEQSPSGKPTLRWISPDYHSADYTNVVFEPVVYYPAARPTERISQQTLDEIRQYTDSQLKRAVAERKPVVGKPGAHTLRVKSAITAVTAENEGVQFYEVVPIAAVVASTMAATGHRTQNSALFLEVEAVDAQTGKPMIKVVRKAFGKSLPNNSTPITLNDLRPGIDEMIRDVVAFSAP; from the coding sequence ATGCGATTTCGTCTTTATATTCCTGCTTTGACACTGGCATTTCTGGCCGTAGGTTGTACCTCTCATTTTGCGGATAAACAGCAGTTTTCCGGCTTTCTCGGCGATTACAGCCAGTTAAAATCTGAACAGTCACCGAGCGGTAAACCGACATTGCGCTGGATCTCGCCGGATTATCACAGCGCGGATTACACCAACGTGGTGTTCGAACCCGTGGTTTACTATCCCGCCGCGCGACCGACTGAACGCATCAGCCAGCAAACATTGGATGAAATCCGTCAGTACACCGATAGCCAGTTAAAACGCGCGGTCGCAGAACGTAAACCGGTGGTGGGCAAGCCTGGTGCACATACGCTTAGGGTGAAAAGCGCCATCACCGCCGTAACGGCAGAAAACGAAGGAGTGCAGTTCTACGAAGTGGTGCCGATTGCGGCAGTTGTAGCAAGCACCATGGCGGCCACCGGCCATCGTACTCAGAACAGTGCGCTGTTCCTCGAAGTGGAAGCGGTCGATGCGCAGACCGGCAAGCCAATGATCAAAGTCGTGCGCAAAGCCTTTGGTAAATCCCTGCCGAACAACAGTACGCCAATTACGCTCAACGATCTTCGTCCGGGCATCGACGAAATGATTCGTGATGTTGTGGCCTTCTCCGCGCCTTAA
- a CDS encoding carbonic anhydrase — protein sequence MQEIVKGFLNFQQNVFPERKDLFKSLASNQNPKALFISCSDSRLVPELVTQSEPGQLFVIRNAGNIVPPFGPEPGGVSATIEYAVVALGVTEIIICGHSNCGAMNAIASNADLESMPAVDHWLHYANAAKAVVEERNYEAVETRLNEMVKENVIAQLNNIKTHPSVAVALRKGKVRLHGWVYDIESGGIIALTKGGESFISLSENPETCFE from the coding sequence ATGCAAGAGATCGTTAAAGGTTTTCTGAATTTCCAACAGAATGTGTTCCCTGAAAGGAAGGATCTTTTCAAAAGTCTGGCGTCAAACCAGAATCCCAAAGCCCTGTTTATCTCCTGCTCAGACAGCCGTCTGGTGCCTGAATTAGTCACCCAATCCGAGCCAGGCCAGCTGTTCGTGATCCGTAACGCCGGTAATATTGTGCCGCCGTTTGGTCCCGAACCGGGTGGTGTGTCCGCCACGATTGAGTACGCGGTAGTTGCGCTGGGCGTGACTGAAATCATTATTTGCGGTCACTCCAACTGTGGCGCCATGAACGCCATCGCATCCAATGCGGATTTGGAAAGCATGCCCGCAGTTGATCACTGGTTGCACTACGCCAATGCAGCGAAAGCTGTGGTGGAAGAGCGTAACTATGAAGCGGTGGAAACCCGTCTCAATGAAATGGTCAAAGAGAACGTGATTGCTCAGCTGAACAATATCAAAACACACCCTTCGGTAGCGGTGGCGCTGCGTAAAGGCAAAGTGCGTCTGCATGGGTGGGTTTATGATATTGAGAGCGGCGGCATTATTGCCCTGACCAAAGGCGGCGAAAGTTTCATTTCGTTGTCTGAGAATCCAGAAACCTGCTTCGAGTAA
- the rimO gene encoding 30S ribosomal protein S12 methylthiotransferase RimO, with amino-acid sequence MSHVKNPPRVGFVSLGCPKNLVDSERILTELRTEGYDVVPRYDDAEIVIVNTCGFIDSAVQESLEAIGEALNENGKVIVTGCLGAKVDQIREVHPKVLEITGPHSYEQVLSHVHTYVPKPEHNPFLSLVPEQGVKLTPRHYAYLKISEGCNHRCTFCIIPSMRGDLDSRPIGSVLDEAKRLVEAGVKELLVISQDTSAYGVDVKHRTGFWNGSPVKTSMVSLCEQLAKLGVWVRLHYVYPYPHVDDVIPLMAEGKILPYLDIPLQHASPRILKLMKRPGAVERTLERIKRWREICPELTLRSTFIVGFPGETEEDFQMLLDFLKEARLDRVGCFQYSPVEGATANQLPDQVPDDVKQERFDRFMQLQQKISSERLQEKIGREVLVIIDEVDEEGAVGRSMADAPEIDGAVYLNGDRQVKVGDVVRVKVEHADEYDLWGTRV; translated from the coding sequence ATGAGCCATGTCAAAAATCCGCCGCGCGTAGGCTTCGTCTCACTCGGCTGCCCAAAAAACCTCGTCGACTCAGAACGCATCCTGACGGAACTGCGTACTGAAGGCTACGATGTGGTGCCACGCTACGATGATGCGGAGATCGTCATCGTTAACACCTGTGGATTTATTGATAGCGCCGTACAGGAATCACTGGAAGCCATCGGTGAAGCGCTGAACGAGAATGGCAAAGTGATCGTCACCGGTTGCCTGGGTGCCAAAGTGGATCAGATCCGCGAAGTGCATCCTAAGGTACTGGAAATCACCGGCCCGCACAGCTACGAGCAAGTGCTGTCGCACGTTCACACTTACGTGCCAAAGCCGGAACACAACCCGTTCCTGAGCTTAGTGCCAGAGCAAGGCGTGAAGCTGACGCCGCGCCACTACGCTTACCTGAAAATTTCCGAAGGCTGTAACCACCGTTGCACTTTCTGCATCATTCCTTCTATGCGTGGCGATCTCGACAGCCGCCCGATTGGTTCGGTGCTCGACGAAGCCAAGCGTCTGGTGGAAGCCGGCGTCAAAGAGCTGCTGGTGATCTCACAGGATACCTCGGCTTACGGCGTGGATGTGAAACACCGCACCGGTTTCTGGAACGGATCCCCGGTGAAAACCAGCATGGTCAGCTTGTGCGAACAACTGGCGAAACTCGGCGTGTGGGTGCGTCTTCACTATGTCTACCCTTACCCGCATGTGGATGACGTGATTCCGTTAATGGCCGAAGGGAAAATTCTTCCGTACCTTGATATTCCGCTGCAGCACGCCAGCCCACGCATCCTGAAGTTGATGAAGCGTCCAGGCGCGGTTGAACGCACGCTGGAGCGCATCAAACGCTGGCGCGAAATTTGCCCGGAACTGACGCTGCGTTCGACCTTTATCGTCGGCTTCCCCGGCGAAACCGAAGAAGATTTCCAGATGCTGCTCGACTTCCTGAAAGAAGCGCGTCTGGATCGCGTTGGCTGCTTCCAGTACAGCCCGGTTGAAGGCGCGACGGCCAACCAGCTACCCGATCAGGTGCCAGACGACGTGAAGCAGGAACGTTTCGATCGCTTCATGCAACTGCAGCAGAAAATCTCCAGCGAACGTTTGCAGGAGAAAATCGGCCGTGAAGTGTTGGTGATCATCGATGAAGTGGATGAAGAAGGCGCGGTGGGTCGCAGCATGGCCGATGCACCTGAGATCGACGGTGCAGTGTATCTGAATGGCGATCGTCAGGTGAAAGTCGGTGATGTGGTGCGTGTCAAAGTTGAACACGCCGATGAGTACGATTTATGGGGTACGCGCGTTTAA
- a CDS encoding DUF4385 domain-containing protein, whose product MKPFDYEQDFKNIDFRQRPDLYQVGRGEQGVLMVEPYKSEILPFWRFRTVELAQESSVQIMQLFEKYRAQDDFVGMDMARKFIQMGYTRARRYSNHKGGRKYDADGNELPRTTEKEKAAAAAIFKSCWDRLRADTDYLARKRAHQQKHG is encoded by the coding sequence GTGAAACCCTTTGATTACGAACAAGACTTCAAGAATATCGATTTCCGACAGCGGCCAGACCTTTATCAGGTTGGGCGCGGTGAGCAGGGGGTGTTAATGGTGGAGCCTTACAAGAGCGAAATTCTGCCGTTCTGGCGCTTCCGTACCGTGGAACTGGCTCAGGAATCTTCCGTTCAGATTATGCAATTGTTTGAGAAGTATCGTGCACAGGACGACTTTGTCGGCATGGATATGGCGCGAAAATTTATTCAGATGGGCTATACCCGCGCGCGTCGCTACAGTAATCACAAAGGCGGACGCAAATATGATGCGGATGGCAATGAGTTGCCGCGTACTACAGAAAAAGAAAAGGCCGCAGCAGCGGCCATCTTCAAATCATGCTGGGATCGGCTGAGAGCGGACACCGATTATCTGGCGCGCAAACGTGCGCACCAGCAGAAGCACGGTTAA
- a CDS encoding methyl-accepting chemotaxis protein, whose amino-acid sequence MLTKMKIVTAIILMLLVFTAMQAISGSLFLSSLIAGQHNFTASNQLSHQQREFSDSWQTLVKTRVIINRVAIRILKNQTDDASRAAIGKLLVSAGASLDEAKQHFDRYKSVPRIAGQSAESAQLIESKFTAYYQLLNQSAAFLKANNYAAYGELDAQQAQDDLEAAYKQWRGDNVQLINARTADNDSTYQHMLVMFAVMAVIVVLLLLVVWLLVRRILLAPMKQVQQQMERFAEGDLSASLTIEGHSEMAAIAASLNHMQQALLGTINNVRDSADAIFGSASAIANGNNDLSSRTEQQAASLEETAASMEELTATVKQNADNARQATQLAKTASETADRGGNVVDGVVKTMRDIADSSKKIADITSVIDGIAFQTNILALNAAVEAARAGEQGRGFAVVAGEVRNLAQRSAQAAKEIKLLIEGSVQRVNLGSQQVSSAGDTMQEIVSAVTRVTDIMGEIASASDEQSRGIDQIGVAVNEMDRVTQQNATLVQESANASASLEQQASSLSSAVARFKTGTRAVIAPIAKTVKAPVAATPRALPAAAAHSNDNWETF is encoded by the coding sequence ATGTTGACGAAAATGAAAATTGTGACTGCCATCATATTGATGCTGTTGGTATTCACCGCTATGCAGGCCATCTCCGGCTCGCTGTTTTTATCTTCCCTGATCGCTGGCCAGCATAACTTCACTGCCAGTAACCAACTATCGCATCAACAGCGTGAGTTCTCCGACAGTTGGCAAACGCTGGTGAAAACGCGCGTCATTATCAACCGCGTCGCGATTCGCATCCTGAAAAATCAGACTGATGATGCTTCGCGCGCTGCCATTGGCAAGCTGCTGGTTTCCGCGGGCGCATCGCTTGATGAAGCTAAGCAGCACTTTGACCGCTACAAAAGTGTCCCACGGATTGCGGGGCAAAGTGCAGAGTCCGCCCAGCTCATTGAGAGCAAGTTCACGGCTTATTATCAGCTTTTAAACCAATCCGCCGCATTCCTAAAAGCCAACAACTACGCCGCCTATGGTGAGTTGGATGCACAGCAGGCGCAGGATGATTTGGAAGCGGCCTACAAACAATGGCGTGGCGACAACGTGCAGTTGATCAATGCGCGCACTGCGGATAACGATAGCACTTATCAGCATATGCTGGTGATGTTCGCCGTGATGGCAGTGATTGTGGTGCTGTTGTTGCTGGTGGTTTGGCTGCTGGTTCGCCGCATCCTGTTAGCGCCGATGAAGCAAGTGCAGCAGCAGATGGAGCGCTTCGCCGAGGGCGATCTTTCTGCCAGTTTGACGATTGAAGGACACAGTGAAATGGCCGCCATTGCCGCGAGCCTCAACCATATGCAGCAAGCACTGCTAGGCACTATCAACAATGTTCGCGACAGTGCCGATGCCATTTTTGGCAGTGCCAGCGCGATCGCTAATGGGAACAACGATCTCTCCTCCCGCACTGAGCAACAGGCCGCCTCGCTGGAAGAGACCGCCGCCAGCATGGAAGAGCTGACCGCCACCGTTAAACAGAATGCCGATAACGCACGTCAGGCGACGCAGCTAGCGAAAACCGCGTCGGAAACGGCTGACCGAGGCGGCAACGTGGTCGATGGCGTCGTAAAAACCATGCGCGACATCGCCGACAGCTCGAAAAAAATCGCCGACATTACCAGCGTGATCGACGGCATTGCTTTCCAGACCAATATTCTGGCGCTGAATGCTGCCGTTGAGGCAGCGCGCGCAGGTGAACAGGGACGTGGCTTTGCGGTGGTCGCGGGTGAAGTACGTAATCTGGCACAGCGCAGTGCGCAGGCAGCGAAAGAGATTAAGCTGCTGATTGAGGGCTCCGTGCAGCGCGTCAATTTAGGCTCACAGCAGGTAAGCAGCGCCGGCGATACAATGCAGGAGATCGTCAGTGCGGTCACGCGCGTGACTGACATCATGGGCGAAATTGCATCAGCTTCAGACGAGCAGAGTCGCGGTATCGACCAGATTGGTGTGGCAGTGAACGAGATGGATCGCGTGACGCAACAGAATGCCACGCTGGTGCAGGAATCGGCTAACGCCTCGGCTTCGCTGGAGCAGCAAGCCAGCAGCTTGTCCTCGGCGGTGGCGCGCTTTAAAACCGGGACACGGGCTGTGATTGCACCGATAGCAAAAACCGTGAAAGCCCCTGTCGCAGCCACACCACGCGCTTTGCCCGCTGCCGCTGCGCACAGCAACGACAACTGGGAAACCTTCTGA
- the gsiD gene encoding glutathione ABC transporter permease GsiD, with amino-acid sequence MKNWRRAAALKTMPMMTETRVRTPWREFWRRFRHQHVAMVAGLFVLLLIVVAFIAPFIAPFDAENYFDYDRLNDGPSMMHWFGVDSLGRDIFSRVLVGTRISLIAGFFSVAIGALIGTLLGLLAGYYEGWWDRITMRICDVLFAFPGILLAIAVVAIMGSGMSNVIVAVAIFSIPAFARLVRGNTLVLKHQTFIESARSIGASDWTIIMRHILPGTVSSIVVYFTMRIGTSIITAASLSFLGLGAQPPTPEWGAMLNEARADMVIAPHVAIFPSLAIFLTVLAFNLLGDGLRDALDPKLKT; translated from the coding sequence TTGAAAAACTGGCGACGCGCAGCGGCATTGAAAACCATGCCGATGATGACGGAAACCCGGGTACGTACGCCGTGGCGTGAATTCTGGCGCCGCTTTCGTCATCAACATGTGGCGATGGTGGCGGGCTTATTTGTGCTGCTGTTGATTGTGGTGGCGTTTATCGCCCCGTTTATTGCCCCGTTTGATGCAGAAAACTATTTTGACTACGACCGGCTGAATGATGGGCCATCGATGATGCACTGGTTTGGTGTGGATTCGCTGGGGCGTGACATATTTAGCCGCGTACTGGTCGGTACGCGTATTTCACTGATTGCCGGTTTTTTCTCGGTGGCGATCGGTGCGCTGATAGGTACGTTACTGGGCTTGCTGGCCGGTTATTACGAGGGCTGGTGGGATCGCATTACCATGCGTATCTGTGACGTGCTGTTTGCTTTCCCTGGCATTCTGCTGGCGATTGCGGTGGTGGCGATCATGGGCAGCGGCATGAGCAATGTGATTGTGGCGGTGGCGATTTTCAGTATTCCAGCCTTTGCTCGTCTGGTGCGTGGCAATACGTTGGTGCTGAAACACCAAACTTTTATTGAATCAGCCCGCAGCATCGGCGCATCAGACTGGACGATTATTATGCGTCACATTCTGCCCGGTACCGTGTCGTCAATTGTGGTCTATTTCACCATGCGTATCGGCACGTCGATCATCACGGCGGCGAGTTTGTCGTTCCTCGGACTGGGCGCACAGCCGCCCACGCCGGAGTGGGGCGCGATGCTGAATGAAGCGCGGGCCGATATGGTGATTGCGCCGCATGTGGCGATCTTCCCCAGTCTGGCGATTTTCCTGACGGTGTTGGCGTTTAATCTGTTGGGGGATGGACTGCGAGATGCGTTGGATCCGAAGTTAAAGACCTGA